The DNA region gctgggggaggggggggggtaatttgctttaaactgatctttctcatcttaaacattacattttgaaattatactcaatacatcaAGTAAGTGTATATGTGCGTGGATGCACATGCATGTCTTTTCAATGCatgttttttatgtttgtattgtgagcatGAGCAACAATACAGACCACGCGTGAATTTCTCTTTGATAAAATCGACATGACTTGACAGAATGATAAAAAGCTACTACAGGATTTTGGAAGTCAACCGTTTCTCTGGCCGATAGTGCATAATTCGTGTGTGTGGTCTCAGAACGTTTCTTCCGCCAAACGTCACTTCCTGTAACATTGTGTGGCTGTTCGCACCTGTGTTTTTGAGCAGAAACTCCAGCTTAAAACGCGAAGATGAATGCTCCACCGACGTTTGAGACATTCCTTCTGTtcgaaggagaaaaaaagtacGTATAGACTCTGTCTGCTCGAATAGAGTGTCAATATAGCTTATATTTTCCCACTGATCTCTTCCAGTGTGGCTGATATCGGGTGGTAAACAAACTTCAATGGCGCGGAAAAACCAACTGACAGTAAACAAAGCatgttcatgttttgtttatGTGATTCACTTATCTGTTATTTGAATGTGAATGCTTGTCATTGGATTATGAAACTTATTTGCATCATATGAAAAATGATACTTCCCTTTTTATTGAAAGTTTTCAGAAACGTAAATGGTTGATTCGACACTTTTTGGTTTTATCTTACTTATCTTTTTAATATGCTACAAACTTTAAATCTTACATAATCATAAATATTATTtacctttcttcttctatttttaatATAGTTTCAAAAGTTTGTAACCTTGTTGGTCCATTTCCCATATATTGTCAGTATTTTGTGTGTCTAAAATTTCAAATGTATGTGTAAACTACATGTACTTACTTTGCAAACAAGCTGGTAGGTTGCAGTAAATTATTTCTTAGTTTTGGAATGTGTTTACAGAATTGTCCTTGAAAAAGACACCAAAGTTCCCAATGCTGCCATCTTCACAGTCAACAAAGAAGATCACACTTTGGGAAACATGATCACAACGTGAGTTTGGAATTTTTTCTCTGTTTGGAAAGTTCTTTTCACATGtctttatcatcttcttcatctttgattcctttttttaaatttaatttttcaGCCGTTATTATCAGcggatttgtttggtttttttctctccttgacTTCTGAATCTTAGTGACATTAGATCAGTTGATGCCAATTGAATTTGAAATTATGTATTTGCTATTTTTTATGTACTTGTAATTGTATTTTTAAGTGGTGTAATTTATCTTGCCTAACCAAAGAAATGCAATCCCAAAAGGAATAAGCTTTCATTTgcatagtacttttttttttttttttttttagtaaacagATTTAGGTTGCCACACTGAGTTTTTAGGGGTGGGTACATAATGAGTTTGTGTTTTCATAATCTGCTACATGGCTGCTAAATGACATTCAACAAAttgtgaaacaaaaaaagaactagaATAAattaaatgtaaataaataaataaatgaataaaatatggaTTTTCAGTTGTCATTGAAATGTGCTTTATTTTTAAACTAGATATATGAAGAACTGTTTATGGGGCTGTATTATTTACAATCAGAAAAACTTTAAAATATCTCTTTCAAATTCAGTAATAGTAGAAACCAGTAGTACTAGTAgaatacattttctttctttttttctgacatcTATCCAGAAATCAGTTACACTTTTTTCTACCATCTGAATTTCTTATACCTAGACTGTCAAAACAATTAACCATgtaatgcttttttttgtgctttttttgttgttgaaagaatgTAATTAGAACAGTTAATTTCCAAGTTAGGGGAAAATAAGTTTACTGTTATAATGGAGATTTAGTTTAGAAAAATGTTAATTTCTTTCAGCTTTTATGATTTATAAATCGTTTTGTTATTATGACACAgactgtgacagtgtcagtgtttaAAATTATGAATCATGACACAGTGCCGAGACACCTGCTTTGCGAATGAGTCCGGTAAGACAGCTGATGTCAAACAAAAACCTCTGAGCAAGCTATACAAATTGTGGGTGAAAGAAAATCAATACAGGTCATTGGCGATGGCAGCCATATTCTTACAGGGTATTTACAAACTTTTGCTTTCAGGCAAATGTAGTGGAATTCCCAAACTGAAGACTCAAAGAACCTACAACACTTTAATTTTACCCAAGTCAGTTTAATTCTGAAATGTATACTTTAATCACTCTTGACTTGTAACCCTATTTTTATTCCGACATCAAATCAGTTCCTATTGATCAATTCCGGACTAAGTAATCCTTTTcagctaatgtgtgtgtgcatgagtgtatgtgcttaTTTTGATACTCTGTAtagctaatgtgtgtgtgcatgagtgaatgTGCTTATTTTGATACTCTGTATTTATATACCCTTCAATGGTTCAGTGTTATTTCTATGTTTAATTATGCTGTTATATGCCTATTCAGTATTCTCTTAATCACTGTGATTACTATGTGTGAatgattgtgattattgtatggtTTTATGTCAACTAAGTATTTAAACCTTTTATTCTTAATTCATGTCTTTTAATATATTTGTACAAATCAATTGACTAATGACTATTAATATAGTGTGATTCTTGTAAATTGTAACATGTAAGATGCACTACCAGACATGAATTTCTGTGATTAGAAACAATATATTATTGTGTGGTGTTAGTTGTTTGAGACGATAAagtattgtgtgttgtttcagttgaTGAAGTATTGTATGTTGTTTGAGATGTTTATTGAGATTATTAagaattgtttgttgtttgagatgataaagtgttgtgtgttgtttgagatGATAAAgcgttgtgtgttgtttgagatGATAAAGCattgtgtgttgtgcgttgtcCAGACAACTGCTGAAGGACCCCCAAGTGTTGTTTGCGGGCTACAAGGTGCCCCACCCCCTGGAGCACAAGTTTGTGGTCAGGATACAGACCACCTCTGACTACACCCCCTCTGAAGCCATCACCAACGCCATCACTGATCTCTTGAGCGAAGTGTCCTTGCTGGA from Babylonia areolata isolate BAREFJ2019XMU chromosome 12, ASM4173473v1, whole genome shotgun sequence includes:
- the LOC143288057 gene encoding DNA-directed RNA polymerase II subunit RPB11-a-like: MNAPPTFETFLLFEGEKKIVLEKDTKVPNAAIFTVNKEDHTLGNMITTQLLKDPQVLFAGYKVPHPLEHKFVVRIQTTSDYTPSEAITNAITDLLSEVSLLEERFKEAVKERQEGDL